A window from candidate division WOR-3 bacterium encodes these proteins:
- a CDS encoding 6-bladed beta-propeller, with protein sequence MRYLKLIFFLISFVEAFGSYFDEYFSLNTHVKLKKSFNIVDIAVDKNNNLFILDLGEKNIKKYSQHGELLKVIGREGEGPGEFIYPRCISITNDEMCVGDLFTHRISFFTVEGIFIKSVICKGITSIAKIIASKNQLLVSGLKHGDTLYPGYFLHFYTREGEPKKSFFPLEYQITKIDALFTLALYAPFDIDSDGNIYTSWIYRYKLHKFLPNGELARIFPIPKNYISPPHPYPNPLNRDKYEKWLSKWHQVLKVIVVKDYILVFLRVHEPNEFRIDIYNKEGNLIHENVLTDLELLGKDPSGNLYFKGRLGEDFTELEIYKLKL encoded by the coding sequence ATGAGATATTTGAAACTGATATTTTTCTTGATAAGTTTTGTTGAGGCTTTTGGTAGCTATTTTGACGAATACTTTTCTCTTAACACACATGTTAAATTAAAAAAATCTTTTAATATTGTGGATATCGCAGTTGACAAAAATAATAATTTGTTCATACTCGACCTTGGTGAAAAAAATATCAAAAAATATTCTCAACACGGAGAATTACTCAAAGTAATTGGAAGAGAAGGTGAGGGTCCTGGCGAATTTATTTACCCAAGATGTATTTCGATTACAAATGATGAAATGTGTGTTGGGGATTTATTCACGCACAGAATCAGTTTTTTTACAGTTGAAGGAATATTTATAAAATCGGTAATTTGCAAAGGAATTACTTCTATCGCAAAAATAATTGCCTCAAAAAATCAATTACTCGTTTCTGGGTTAAAACATGGAGATACTTTATATCCAGGGTACTTTTTACATTTTTATACAAGAGAGGGAGAACCAAAAAAATCCTTTTTCCCCTTGGAATACCAAATTACTAAAATAGATGCCTTATTCACTCTTGCTCTATATGCACCTTTTGATATAGATTCTGATGGAAACATATACACATCATGGATCTACCGATATAAGCTTCACAAGTTTTTACCAAATGGAGAATTGGCACGAATATTTCCAATACCTAAGAATTACATTTCGCCCCCTCATCCTTATCCTAATCCACTAAACCGTGACAAATATGAAAAATGGCTATCGAAATGGCATCAAGTGTTAAAGGTCATTGTTGTCAAAGATTACATTCTGGTTTTTTTAAGAGTCCACGAACCAAATGAGTTCAGAATCGATATTTACAACAAAGAAGGAAATTTGATTCATGAGAATGTTCTAACCGACTTAGAGCTCTTGGGAAAGGATCCATCAGGAAATCTATATTTTAAGGGAAGGCTTGGCGAAGATTTTACTGAATTAGAGATATATAAATTGAAACTATGA
- a CDS encoding redoxin domain-containing protein, which yields MKGKLFLWLLGGTNIFLLFCLFFIFSQYYKCKVNWELSFSYAKALEAKISLNREYIHPIKLPDINGNIVNLYFSSNKRFVFILVAPIDCEICIEQAYEIGDKLSNIRGLEIVWIFSKTNQFELLHFINKENLSKFSKILIDPKGEIAHNWNCNTPSIVFTEGSKVKYYIKLKGVPYQTKQILNEICFLMGFS from the coding sequence ATGAAGGGCAAGCTTTTCTTGTGGTTATTAGGAGGGACTAATATATTTTTACTTTTCTGTCTTTTTTTCATTTTTTCCCAGTATTATAAATGTAAAGTTAATTGGGAACTTTCTTTTAGCTACGCGAAAGCCCTGGAAGCAAAAATAAGTTTAAATAGAGAATATATACACCCAATAAAACTTCCAGATATCAATGGGAATATTGTAAATCTTTACTTTTCCTCTAACAAGAGATTTGTTTTTATTTTAGTAGCACCGATAGATTGTGAAATTTGTATCGAGCAAGCATATGAGATAGGTGACAAATTATCGAATATTCGCGGTTTGGAAATTGTATGGATTTTCAGCAAAACTAACCAGTTTGAATTACTGCATTTTATTAACAAGGAAAATCTAAGCAAATTTTCTAAAATTCTTATAGATCCAAAGGGTGAAATAGCTCATAATTGGAATTGTAATACTCCTTCTATAGTTTTCACAGAAGGTTCTAAGGTAAAATATTATATAAAACTAAAAGGTGTCCCTTACCAAACAAAACAGATTTTAAATGAAATTTGCTTTTTAATGGGATTTTCTTAA
- a CDS encoding ABC transporter ATP-binding protein: MLELRGVTKKFFAIPVVNSVSFTLRSGEIVGYLGPNGAGKTTTIKMLAGLIEPSNGEIFFNGKNIWENINEYKERIGYVPEHSELYPYLTGYEYLKLVGRLRLIPEKILEEKINGFMELFGLEADMHSELSSYSKGMKQKILISSALLHNPDVLLLDEPLTGLDVATSLVLRSILRKLSEEGKIILYSSHILEEVEKICTRVIIIHKGTILADDSAENLRNLMNVKSLEEVFQQLVLKIDEEGVAEKMVDIMKRG, translated from the coding sequence ATGCTTGAGCTTAGAGGGGTTACAAAGAAGTTTTTTGCTATTCCTGTAGTGAATTCAGTCTCTTTTACTCTGAGGTCAGGTGAAATCGTCGGATATTTAGGACCTAACGGAGCAGGCAAAACGACAACAATAAAGATGCTTGCAGGGCTTATTGAGCCGAGCAATGGGGAAATTTTTTTTAATGGAAAGAATATCTGGGAAAATATAAATGAGTATAAAGAGAGAATTGGTTATGTTCCTGAACATTCGGAACTTTATCCCTATCTAACAGGTTATGAATATCTTAAGCTTGTTGGACGCCTTAGACTCATTCCTGAAAAGATTCTTGAGGAAAAAATCAATGGATTTATGGAGCTTTTTGGACTGGAAGCGGATATGCACTCAGAGCTTTCATCCTATTCAAAGGGGATGAAACAGAAAATTTTAATTTCCTCTGCTCTTCTTCACAATCCTGATGTTCTTCTCCTTGATGAACCCCTTACAGGTCTTGATGTGGCTACTTCCCTTGTTCTCAGGAGCATTCTTAGAAAATTATCTGAAGAGGGTAAAATTATTCTTTACAGTTCCCATATTCTTGAAGAGGTTGAAAAGATATGCACAAGAGTTATTATAATTCACAAGGGCACAATCCTTGCAGATGATTCTGCAGAAAATCTAAGGAATCTTATGAATGTTAAATCCCTTGAGGAAGTTTTTCAGCAATTGGTTTTAAAAATTGATGAGGAGGGAGTAGCTGAAAAGATGGTAGATATTATGAAGAGGGGATAG